One window of the Brevibacterium limosum genome contains the following:
- a CDS encoding MFS transporter: MSTETQPENPSSAPGVDDDAIAATRKNNTRGKVLTASMVGTTIEFFDFYAYATASSLVFPALFFPNQTSTTQLLSSFAIFGVAFVARPLGSIIFGHFGDRIGRKKTLIASLLIMGIGTFLIGLLPTASTPGWVVLAPLFLVLLRFCQGVGLGGEWSGAALLATENAPKGKRAIWGTFPQLGAPVGFIIANLLFVALGTWTSPEAFLAWGWRIPFLLSALLVAVGLYVRMSLMETPAFQLVAQKQQISKAPLGRVFATSWKPLILGTLIMLATYVIFYFMTAFTLTYGTSPATPEQAQTAAEAAGKTFDPAGFVAGLGYTKNEFLTYLIIGVVFFGIFTVVSGPLAEKLGRRKMLLGVTVLIAAYGLVVNALFNAGTPGVIIGLIVGFILMGLTFGPMAAYLPELFPANVRYTGSAISYNMSSVIGAGPAPFAMVALWQAEGGSIFYCGLYIIAAAIVTIIALWLAKDTSDLDMEDQLS; the protein is encoded by the coding sequence CCGGAGTCGACGACGACGCAATCGCAGCGACTCGGAAGAACAACACACGCGGCAAGGTCCTGACCGCCTCGATGGTCGGCACCACCATCGAATTCTTCGATTTCTACGCCTACGCCACGGCCTCCTCGCTGGTCTTCCCGGCCCTCTTCTTCCCCAACCAGACATCGACGACGCAGCTGCTGAGTTCGTTCGCGATCTTCGGCGTCGCCTTCGTCGCCCGCCCCCTCGGCTCGATCATCTTCGGTCACTTCGGTGACCGCATCGGCCGCAAGAAGACGCTCATCGCCTCCCTGCTCATCATGGGCATCGGCACCTTCCTCATCGGCCTCCTCCCCACCGCAAGCACCCCGGGCTGGGTCGTCCTCGCCCCGCTGTTCCTCGTCCTGCTGCGCTTCTGCCAGGGCGTCGGCCTCGGCGGCGAATGGTCGGGTGCGGCGCTCCTGGCCACCGAGAATGCCCCGAAGGGCAAGCGCGCCATCTGGGGCACCTTCCCGCAGCTCGGTGCCCCCGTCGGCTTCATCATCGCGAACCTGCTCTTCGTCGCCCTCGGCACCTGGACCTCCCCCGAGGCGTTCCTCGCCTGGGGCTGGCGCATCCCGTTCCTGCTCTCGGCACTGCTCGTGGCCGTCGGCCTCTATGTCCGCATGTCGCTCATGGAGACCCCGGCATTCCAGCTTGTCGCGCAGAAGCAGCAGATCTCGAAGGCCCCGCTCGGACGCGTGTTCGCCACGAGCTGGAAGCCCCTCATCCTCGGCACTCTGATCATGCTCGCGACCTACGTGATCTTCTACTTCATGACCGCGTTCACCCTCACCTACGGAACGTCACCTGCCACCCCCGAACAGGCACAGACCGCCGCCGAGGCGGCAGGGAAGACCTTCGACCCCGCGGGCTTCGTCGCCGGGCTGGGGTACACGAAGAACGAGTTCCTCACCTACCTCATCATCGGGGTCGTGTTCTTCGGCATCTTCACCGTCGTCTCCGGACCCTTGGCAGAGAAACTGGGTCGTCGGAAGATGCTCTTGGGTGTGACCGTGCTCATCGCCGCCTACGGACTCGTCGTCAATGCCCTGTTCAACGCCGGCACCCCGGGAGTCATCATCGGCCTCATCGTCGGCTTCATCCTCATGGGGCTGACCTTCGGACCGATGGCCGCGTACCTGCCGGAGCTCTTCCCCGCCAATGTCCGCTATACCGGCTCGGCGATCTCCTACAACATGTCCAGCGTCATCGGGGCCGGTCCCGCACCGTTCGCCATGGTCGCTCTGTGGCAGGCCGAAGGAGGGTCGATCTTCTACTGCGGTCTCTACATCATCGCCGCGGCGATCGTCACCATCATCGCCTTGTGGCTGGCCAAGGACACCTCTGACCTCGACATGGAGGACCAGCTGAGCTGA
- a CDS encoding transporter substrate-binding domain-containing protein, translating into MKRRSSLAIVAVGAMLALSACGGGGDSEPAATAEGGVPLVKEGKLTTCTHLSYQPFQFEKDGEVVGFDVDIVDAVAKKLGVEQEIINTSFETITSGAEFNQNKCDVAAAATTIQPKREEAADFSEPYFDANQAILTKADKTAKDEAGLKGFRIAAQAGTTGLDYATEHFKDSEVVTYEDLPLSLEALKTGQVDAVINDNGVLYNYNAENKGFAVGFDIKTDEHYGISMKKGNSEMKKAVDDTLAEIKENGEYDKIYEKWFGDAPK; encoded by the coding sequence ATGAAACGACGCTCGAGCCTGGCCATTGTGGCCGTCGGCGCCATGCTCGCCCTGTCCGCCTGCGGCGGCGGAGGCGATTCCGAACCTGCAGCGACCGCCGAGGGCGGAGTCCCCTTGGTCAAGGAAGGCAAGCTGACCACCTGCACCCACCTGTCCTACCAGCCCTTCCAGTTCGAGAAGGACGGCGAGGTCGTCGGCTTCGACGTCGACATCGTCGATGCCGTGGCGAAGAAGCTCGGCGTCGAACAGGAGATCATCAACACCTCCTTCGAGACGATCACCTCGGGTGCGGAGTTCAACCAGAACAAATGCGATGTCGCGGCTGCGGCGACGACGATCCAGCCGAAGCGCGAAGAGGCTGCGGACTTCTCCGAGCCGTACTTCGACGCGAACCAGGCGATCCTGACGAAGGCGGACAAGACTGCGAAGGACGAGGCGGGCCTCAAGGGCTTCAGAATCGCAGCGCAGGCAGGCACCACCGGCCTGGACTACGCGACCGAGCACTTCAAGGATTCCGAGGTCGTCACCTATGAGGACCTGCCGCTTTCGCTCGAGGCGCTCAAGACCGGTCAGGTCGATGCCGTCATCAACGACAACGGCGTGCTGTATAACTACAACGCCGAGAACAAGGGCTTTGCGGTCGGCTTCGACATCAAGACCGATGAGCACTACGGCATCTCGATGAAGAAGGGCAATTCGGAGATGAAGAAGGCCGTGGACGATACTCTCGCCGAGATCAAGGAGAACGGCGAGTACGACAAGATCTACGAGAAGTGGTTCGGCGACGCCCCTAAGTGA
- a CDS encoding amino acid ABC transporter permease encodes MSKRQKAKLSRGIQYAVLVVIAIIIALVADWPTFIDTFGRFDIAVGMFPDVITGALKNTVVFTVLGFALGLAIALVVALMRLSSVGVYRWLATIYIEFFRGLPALVVFLVMGFGLPVAFPGFILPQLVIIMIALGLVSSAYMAETIRAGIQAVPKGQIEAARSLGMSSSRAMFTIVLPQAMRIILPPLTNELILLTKDSSLAYILGSSVDGRELAALGRAEIVNTANLTPFIVIAVCYLIITVPLSYLSRVLEKKYGSADSGVK; translated from the coding sequence ATGAGCAAACGCCAGAAGGCGAAGCTCTCCCGCGGCATCCAATACGCCGTTCTCGTCGTCATCGCGATCATCATCGCGCTGGTCGCCGATTGGCCGACCTTCATCGACACGTTCGGACGATTCGACATCGCCGTCGGCATGTTCCCCGACGTCATCACGGGAGCGCTGAAGAACACAGTCGTCTTCACCGTCCTCGGCTTCGCTCTCGGCCTGGCGATCGCTCTCGTCGTCGCGCTGATGCGCTTGTCCTCGGTCGGCGTCTACCGCTGGCTGGCGACGATCTACATCGAGTTCTTCCGCGGTCTGCCGGCCCTCGTCGTCTTCCTCGTCATGGGTTTCGGATTGCCCGTCGCCTTCCCCGGGTTCATCCTCCCGCAGCTCGTCATCATCATGATCGCCCTCGGCCTCGTGTCCTCGGCGTATATGGCCGAGACGATCCGCGCCGGCATCCAGGCAGTGCCGAAAGGGCAGATCGAAGCCGCCCGGTCTTTGGGCATGTCCTCGTCGCGCGCAATGTTCACGATCGTCCTGCCGCAGGCCATGCGCATCATTCTGCCGCCGCTGACGAACGAGCTCATCCTGCTGACCAAGGACTCCTCCCTGGCCTACATCCTCGGCTCGTCGGTCGACGGCCGTGAGCTCGCCGCCCTCGGCCGAGCAGAGATCGTCAACACCGCGAATCTCACCCCGTTCATCGTCATCGCGGTCTGCTATCTCATCATCACGGTCCCGCTGTCGTATCTTTCGCGGGTGTTGGAGAAGAAGTACGGTTCCGCCGATTCAGGAGTGAAATGA